GGACCGCGGCGCAGAAGGGCCTGGAACCCAAGACCGCGCCATCCAAGGCTGCGCCGTCGAAGGCAGGGGGCCCGGCCAAGCCCGGTTCCCGTCCGAAACCTGCTTCGGGCGGCGGCCTGATCCAAGGCGGCCACGGCCATGAGGATCACGATCGGGGCGGGAAGCCATGATCGCGCCGCATTTCCAGAATCCCTGGTTCCTGCTCGGCTTGGCAGCCGTGCCCTTGCTGGCATGGGACCATTTCCGCAAGGCCGCCAGGCGTAAAGCCAGCATCCGCTTCCCGTCGTTGGCCGTGATCAAACGCGTGCCCCATAGCGTCATGTATCGCTTGCGCCATATCCTGCTGGTTCTGCGGCTATTGGCGATCTCCCTCATGTGCATCGCCATGGCGCGCCCGCAATACGGGGAATCCATCGAGGACATCACCACCAACGGCATCGACATCGTGCTGGCGCTCGATATCTCCGGGTCCATGCGCACCATGGATTTCAAGCCCCAGAACCGCCTGTACGTGGCCAAGAAGGTGATGGAGAATTTCATTACCGGCCGCACCCACGATCGCATCGGGCTGGTCATCTTCGCGGGACGTAGCTTTACCCAATGCCCGCTGACCCTCGACTACGGCATCCTGGTGAACTTCCTGCGCAAGATCGACTTCGGCATGGTGGAGGACGGCACCGCCATCGGCACCGGCCTGATGAACGCGTGCAATCGACTGCGCCAGAGCGGGGCCAAGAGCAAGGTGGTGATCCTCACCACGGATGGCGCCAATAATTCCGGTGAAGTCGACCCCCTCACCGCCGCCAAGGCGGCCAAGGCACTGGGCATCAAGGTCTACACCATCGGCGTGGGCAAGGAGGGGGAGCAGCCAATCGAGATCGACGATCCGCTTTTCGGCAAGCGCATCATCACCCAGAAGAGCGACGTGGACATGCCGACCCTCAAGGCCATCTCCGACGTCACCGGGGGCAAAAGCTTCCGGGCCCAGGAT
The Fibrobacterota bacterium genome window above contains:
- a CDS encoding VWA domain-containing protein; its protein translation is MIAPHFQNPWFLLGLAAVPLLAWDHFRKAARRKASIRFPSLAVIKRVPHSVMYRLRHILLVLRLLAISLMCIAMARPQYGESIEDITTNGIDIVLALDISGSMRTMDFKPQNRLYVAKKVMENFITGRTHDRIGLVIFAGRSFTQCPLTLDYGILVNFLRKIDFGMVEDGTAIGTGLMNACNRLRQSGAKSKVVILTTDGANNSGEVDPLTAAKAAKALGIKVYTIGVGKEGEQPIEIDDPLFGKRIITQKSDVDMPTLKAISDVTGGKSFRAQDSKALQDIYDQIDKLEKTEIKTTSYYRYHELFRNLLLLALLALILEIGLANTRFMKIP